A single region of the Eriocheir sinensis breed Jianghai 21 unplaced genomic scaffold, ASM2467909v1 Scaffold553, whole genome shotgun sequence genome encodes:
- the LOC126993069 gene encoding uncharacterized protein LOC126993069 isoform X2, with amino-acid sequence MAVTSRKASVSTDQSSLVIISKAAHASSASSVMAATNSADGHGSSASSVMAATNSADAHGSSASSDESSRVVTSKSAHGSSASSDESSRVVTSKSAHGSSASSDESSRVVTSKSAHGSSASSDESSRVVTSKSAHRSSASSVMAVTNSADAHGSSASTDQSSRVIASKAAHESSASTIAAEVTKSGAAHESSASTDQSSRVIASKAAHESSASTIAAEVTKSGAAHETSASTDQSSWVVTSKAAHESSASTIAAEVTKSGAAHETSASTDQSSWVVTSKAAHASASTIAAEVTKFGAAHETSASTDQSSWVVTSKAAHASASSVLATPSVAARGTGLTARTGSPHRLPLHRRLVKTGPSSQKREKWRPLMLSSSQASGMEEVKTGFLSEAHCTLTAALPSFLHSFAKGTRSSPSAWQP; translated from the exons atggccgtgacgtccaggaaggcatcagtctctacggaccagtcatcactggtcatcatctcgaaggctgcccatgcatcatcagcctcttcggtgatggcggccaccaattcggcggatgggcatggatcatcagcctcttcggtgatggcggccaccaattcggcggatgcccatggatcatcagcctcatcagacgagtcatcacgggtcgtcacttccaagagtgcccatggatcatcagcctcatcagacgagtcatcacgggtcgtcacttcaaagagtgcccatggatcatcagcctcatcagacgagtcatcacgggtcgtcacttcaaagagtgcccatggatcatcagcctcatcagacgagtcatcacgggtcgtcacttcaaagagtgcccatagatcatcagcctcatcggtgatggcggtcaccaattcggcggatgcccatggatcatcagcctccacggaccagtcatcacgggtcattgcttcaaaggcggcccatgaatcatcagcctcgaccatagcagcggaagtCACCAAGTCTggagctgcccatgaatcatcagcctccacggaccagtcatcacgggtcattgcttcaaaggctgcccatgaatcatcagcctcgaccatagcagcggag gtcaccaagtctggggctgcccatgaaacatcagcctccacggaccagtcatcatgggtcgtcacttcaaaggctgcccatgaatcatcagcctcgaccatagcagcggaggtcaccaagtctggggctgcccatgaaacatcagcctccacggaccagtcatcatgggttgtcacttcaaaggctgcccatgcatcagcctcgaccatagcagcggaggtcaccaagtttggggctgcccatgaaacatcagcctccacggaccagtcatcatgggtcgtcacttcaaaggctgcccatgcatcagcctcatcggtcctagccactccgtcagtggccgcacgcggtacagggctcaccgcccggacgggctcgccacaccgcctcccgttgcaccggagaCTGGTGAAGACGGGCCCGTcatcacagaagagagagaagtggaggccgctgatgttgtccagcagccaggccagtgggatggaagaggtgaagactggcttcctaagcgaggcgcattgcaccctgacggccgcgttgccgtctttcttgcacagcttcgccaagggcacacgcagctcaccctcggcgtggcagccttga
- the LOC126993069 gene encoding uncharacterized protein LOC126993069 isoform X1 produces the protein MAVTSRKASVSTDQSSLVIISKAAHASSASSVMAATNSADGHGSSASSVMAATNSADAHGSSASSDESSRVVTSKSAHGSSASSDESSRVVTSKSAHGSSASSDESSRVVTSKSAHGSSASSDESSRVVTSKSAHRSSASSVMAVTNSADAHGSSASTDQSSRVIASKAAHESSASTIAAEVTKSGAAHESSASTDQSSRVIASKAAHESSASTIAAEVTKSGAAHESSASTDQSSRVIASKAAHESSASTIAAEVTKSGAAHETSASTDQSSWVVTSKAAHASASTIAAEVTKFGAAHETSASTDQSSWVVTSKAAHASASSVLATPSVAARGTGLTARTGSPHRLPLHRRLVKTGPSSQKREKWRPLMLSSSQASGMEEVKTGFLSEAHCTLTAALPSFLHSFAKGTRSSPSAWQP, from the exons atggccgtgacgtccaggaaggcatcagtctctacggaccagtcatcactggtcatcatctcgaaggctgcccatgcatcatcagcctcttcggtgatggcggccaccaattcggcggatgggcatggatcatcagcctcttcggtgatggcggccaccaattcggcggatgcccatggatcatcagcctcatcagacgagtcatcacgggtcgtcacttccaagagtgcccatggatcatcagcctcatcagacgagtcatcacgggtcgtcacttcaaagagtgcccatggatcatcagcctcatcagacgagtcatcacgggtcgtcacttcaaagagtgcccatggatcatcagcctcatcagacgagtcatcacgggtcgtcacttcaaagagtgcccatagatcatcagcctcatcggtgatggcggtcaccaattcggcggatgcccatggatcatcagcctccacggaccagtcatcacgggtcattgcttcaaaggcggcccatgaatcatcagcctcgaccatagcagcggaagtCACCAAGTCTggagctgcccatgaatcatcagcctccacggaccagtcatcacgggtcattgcttcaaaggctgcccatgaatcatcagcctcgaccatagcagcggaggtcaccaagtctggggctgcccatgaatcatcagcctccacggaccagtcatcacgggtcattgcttcaaaggctgcccatgaatcatcagcctcgaccatagcagcggag gtcaccaagtctggggctgcccatgaaacatcagcctccacggaccagtcatcatgggttgtcacttcaaaggctgcccatgcatcagcctcgaccatagcagcggaggtcaccaagtttggggctgcccatgaaacatcagcctccacggaccagtcatcatgggtcgtcacttcaaaggctgcccatgcatcagcctcatcggtcctagccactccgtcagtggccgcacgcggtacagggctcaccgcccggacgggctcgccacaccgcctcccgttgcaccggagaCTGGTGAAGACGGGCCCGTcatcacagaagagagagaagtggaggccgctgatgttgtccagcagccaggccagtgggatggaagaggtgaagactggcttcctaagcgaggcgcattgcaccctgacggccgcgttgccgtctttcttgcacagcttcgccaagggcacacgcagctcaccctcggcgtggcagccttga
- the LOC126993069 gene encoding uncharacterized protein LOC126993069 isoform X3, with protein MAVTSRKASVSTDQSSLVIISKAAHASSASSVMAATNSADGHGSSASSVMAATNSADAHGSSASSDESSRVVTSKSAHGSSASSDESSRVVTSKSAHGSSASSDESSRVVTSKSAHGSSASSDESSRVVTSKSAHRSSASSVMAVTNSADAHGSSASTDQSSRVIASKAAHESSASTIAAEVTKSGAAHESSASTDQSSRVIASKAAHESSASTIAAEVTKSGAAHETSASTDQSSWVVTSKAAHASASTIAAEVTKFGAAHETSASTDQSSWVVTSKAAHASASSVLATPSVAARGTGLTARTGSPHRLPLHRRLVKTGPSSQKREKWRPLMLSSSQASGMEEVKTGFLSEAHCTLTAALPSFLHSFAKGTRSSPSAWQP; from the exons atggccgtgacgtccaggaaggcatcagtctctacggaccagtcatcactggtcatcatctcgaaggctgcccatgcatcatcagcctcttcggtgatggcggccaccaattcggcggatgggcatggatcatcagcctcttcggtgatggcggccaccaattcggcggatgcccatggatcatcagcctcatcagacgagtcatcacgggtcgtcacttccaagagtgcccatggatcatcagcctcatcagacgagtcatcacgggtcgtcacttcaaagagtgcccatggatcatcagcctcatcagacgagtcatcacgggtcgtcacttcaaagagtgcccatggatcatcagcctcatcagacgagtcatcacgggtcgtcacttcaaagagtgcccatagatcatcagcctcatcggtgatggcggtcaccaattcggcggatgcccatggatcatcagcctccacggaccagtcatcacgggtcattgcttcaaaggcggcccatgaatcatcagcctcgaccatagcagcggaagtCACCAAGTCTggagctgcccatgaatcatcagcctccacggaccagtcatcacgggtcattgcttcaaaggctgcccatgaatcatcagcctcgaccatagcagcggag gtcaccaagtctggggctgcccatgaaacatcagcctccacggaccagtcatcatgggttgtcacttcaaaggctgcccatgcatcagcctcgaccatagcagcggaggtcaccaagtttggggctgcccatgaaacatcagcctccacggaccagtcatcatgggtcgtcacttcaaaggctgcccatgcatcagcctcatcggtcctagccactccgtcagtggccgcacgcggtacagggctcaccgcccggacgggctcgccacaccgcctcccgttgcaccggagaCTGGTGAAGACGGGCCCGTcatcacagaagagagagaagtggaggccgctgatgttgtccagcagccaggccagtgggatggaagaggtgaagactggcttcctaagcgaggcgcattgcaccctgacggccgcgttgccgtctttcttgcacagcttcgccaagggcacacgcagctcaccctcggcgtggcagccttga